A genomic window from Halorussus rarus includes:
- a CDS encoding 5-formyltetrahydrofolate cyclo-ligase, producing MSTSKQDLRERIWDHLEAEGIARFPFPPHDRIPNVAGAEDAADRLAETDEWQAADAIKANPDAPQLPVRRRALREGKTVYMAVPRLRDEEPFYELDPGAIPAEEYDSAPTVSHVESYARQVAPEEVAPVDLVVSGSVAVTDDGARVGKGEGYSDLEYAVLRELELVDAETPVATTVHDAQVVDEAVAVEAHDVPMDLVVTPTRTIRTETGHEKPSGVLWDDLPEERVAEIPVLDGRRP from the coding sequence GTGAGTACGAGCAAGCAGGACCTCCGCGAGCGCATCTGGGACCACCTCGAAGCCGAGGGCATCGCCCGGTTCCCGTTCCCGCCCCACGACCGCATCCCGAACGTCGCCGGCGCCGAGGACGCCGCCGACCGACTGGCCGAGACCGACGAATGGCAGGCGGCGGACGCGATCAAAGCGAACCCCGACGCGCCACAACTGCCGGTCCGGCGGCGCGCGCTCCGCGAGGGCAAGACCGTCTACATGGCGGTGCCCAGGCTCCGCGACGAGGAGCCGTTCTACGAGCTCGACCCCGGCGCGATTCCGGCCGAGGAGTACGACAGCGCGCCGACCGTCTCGCACGTCGAGTCGTACGCCAGGCAGGTCGCACCGGAGGAGGTGGCGCCCGTCGACCTCGTGGTGTCGGGCAGCGTCGCGGTCACGGACGACGGCGCGCGCGTCGGCAAGGGCGAGGGGTACAGCGACCTCGAGTACGCGGTCCTCCGGGAACTGGAGCTCGTGGACGCCGAGACGCCGGTCGCGACCACGGTCCACGACGCGCAGGTGGTCGACGAGGCGGTGGCGGTCGAGGCCCACGACGTGCCGATGGACCTCGTGGTCACGCCCACGCGGACGATCCGGACCGAGACGGGCCACGAGAAGCCGTCGGGCGTGCTCTGGGACGACCTCCCCGAGGAGCGCGTCGCGGAGATTCCGGTGCTCGACGGGCGGCGGCCGTAG